In Salisediminibacterium beveridgei, one DNA window encodes the following:
- the crcB gene encoding fluoride efflux transporter CrcB, whose amino-acid sequence MSITALFVTALGGGLGAVARFHLGVLIKRQISQEGLPNAMLIVNVLGSFGLGLMMGLLFDGVVASDSVPLVFYFGGTGFWGAFTTYSTFSVEAIQLIKKKAFGPACLYVILSIAGSFVAFLLGVFLF is encoded by the coding sequence ATGAGTATTACAGCGCTATTTGTCACAGCACTGGGAGGCGGCCTGGGTGCCGTCGCCCGCTTTCACCTGGGTGTACTGATCAAACGTCAGATTTCGCAGGAAGGTTTACCAAATGCGATGCTGATCGTAAATGTGCTCGGTTCTTTTGGACTCGGTCTCATGATGGGGCTGCTTTTTGACGGTGTCGTCGCTTCGGACAGCGTGCCGCTTGTTTTCTATTTCGGCGGAACGGGCTTTTGGGGCGCGTTCACGACCTATTCCACATTCAGCGTGGAAGCAATACAGCTGATCAAAAAGAAAGCGTTTGGACCAGCCTGTCTCTATGTGATCTTGAGCATTGCGGGATCGTTCGTGGCATTTTTGCTCGGTGTCTTTTTGTTCTGA
- a CDS encoding LacI family DNA-binding transcriptional regulator, whose amino-acid sequence MVTINDVARLSGVSRTTVSRVLNKNGYVSEAVQAKVLRVIEETGYVPSEQAKSMRTKKTNVIGVILPRLSSETVSRVVEGIDHQLSTHGYQILLSNTNLDASKEAEHIRLLESRRVDGIILFGTVQNDEVIRAIQEARVPVVVLGQDLTPVASSVVYDDYQAARSVMDAIIQAGHRHVGFIGVEEADIAVGFERKRGYLDGMEVHGLPVNERWIQTADFTSSSGKTGFSELMKADQKPTAVFAVTDRLAIGAMQEARERGMEIPDDVAFISIGATEVANYVTPMLSTVDYEYENAGIRIATLMLEEINKPVKKTKKIVMKYGLLLRDSLQ is encoded by the coding sequence GTGGTCACGATTAATGACGTTGCCAGACTGTCGGGCGTTTCAAGAACGACGGTGTCGAGAGTCCTTAATAAAAATGGCTATGTGAGTGAGGCGGTGCAAGCCAAGGTCCTCCGGGTCATCGAAGAAACGGGCTATGTCCCAAGTGAACAGGCAAAATCCATGCGAACAAAAAAGACCAACGTCATCGGTGTGATTCTGCCGAGACTCAGCTCAGAAACAGTGAGCCGTGTTGTGGAAGGGATTGACCATCAGTTATCCACTCACGGGTATCAAATCCTTTTATCCAATACGAATCTCGATGCGTCCAAAGAAGCCGAACATATCCGGCTGCTGGAAAGCCGGAGAGTGGATGGAATCATTTTGTTTGGCACGGTTCAAAACGATGAGGTCATCCGGGCGATTCAGGAAGCGAGAGTTCCAGTCGTCGTGCTTGGTCAGGATCTTACACCTGTCGCATCTTCTGTCGTCTATGATGACTATCAGGCTGCCCGAAGTGTCATGGATGCCATCATTCAGGCAGGTCATCGTCACGTAGGCTTTATCGGAGTGGAAGAAGCGGATATCGCCGTTGGATTTGAACGAAAACGTGGCTATCTCGATGGCATGGAAGTACACGGTTTGCCGGTTAATGAACGGTGGATTCAAACTGCAGATTTCACAAGTTCATCAGGAAAAACCGGATTCAGTGAATTAATGAAAGCAGATCAGAAACCGACTGCTGTTTTTGCTGTGACAGATCGTTTAGCTATCGGAGCGATGCAAGAGGCGAGAGAACGGGGCATGGAGATTCCTGATGACGTGGCTTTTATCAGTATCGGGGCAACAGAAGTGGCAAACTATGTGACACCGATGTTGTCCACGGTGGATTATGAATACGAAAATGCGGGTATACGTATTGCAACCTTGATGCTTGAGGAAATCAATAAACCAGTGAAAAAAACGAAAAAAATCGTGATGAAGTATGGACTTCTCTTGCGGGATAGTCTACAATAA
- a CDS encoding sucrose-specific PTS transporter subunit IIBC — MAEENKQIAEQLIEAVGGLENIESVAHCATRLRIMVTDKEKIDQGKVEELDKVKGAFYNAGQFQVIFGTGTVNKIHTEIIGLGAPESSSSEQKKDAAQKGNKIQRLLRTFGDIFVPIIPVLVATGLFMGLRGLLTQEEILAIFGMTPADISENFLLYTQVLTDTAFAFLPALIAWSAFRVFGGSPVIGIVLGLMLVNPALPNAYAVGSGDADPLYILGFIPVIGYQGSVLPAFIAGFLGAKLEKWLRERIPEALDLILTPFLTLLIMITAALFVLGPIFSIVETGIMAAMNVVLELPFGLSGLIIGGLHQVIVITGVHHIFNLFEIQLLADDGFNPFNALITAGIAAQGGAALAVAVKTKSKKLKALAFPSSISAFLGITEPAIFGVNLRYIKPFVMGLAGGAAGGFFAALFNLQGNGMAVTVIPGMLLYIYDFLPFVLYILTNVIALSVAFVLTWMFGFNDKMLDEVNQ; from the coding sequence ATGGCTGAAGAGAACAAGCAGATTGCCGAACAGCTGATTGAAGCGGTTGGTGGTTTGGAAAACATTGAATCCGTAGCACATTGTGCGACGCGGTTACGAATCATGGTGACAGACAAAGAAAAGATTGACCAGGGGAAAGTGGAGGAACTGGATAAGGTCAAAGGGGCATTTTACAATGCCGGACAGTTTCAGGTTATTTTCGGTACAGGCACTGTTAATAAAATTCATACAGAAATCATCGGACTGGGTGCACCAGAATCGTCAAGTTCCGAACAGAAAAAAGATGCCGCTCAAAAAGGAAATAAAATCCAGAGACTGCTGCGGACGTTTGGGGACATTTTTGTTCCGATCATCCCGGTACTCGTTGCAACTGGTCTCTTTATGGGTCTTCGCGGGCTCTTGACCCAGGAAGAAATTCTGGCGATTTTCGGAATGACGCCTGCGGACATCTCGGAAAATTTCCTTCTCTACACCCAGGTGTTAACGGACACCGCATTTGCCTTTTTACCTGCACTGATTGCATGGTCGGCGTTCAGGGTATTCGGGGGCAGTCCGGTCATCGGTATTGTCCTTGGTCTGATGCTTGTCAACCCGGCATTGCCGAATGCGTATGCAGTAGGTTCCGGAGATGCAGATCCATTGTATATTCTCGGTTTCATCCCGGTCATTGGTTATCAGGGTTCCGTCCTGCCGGCCTTTATCGCGGGTTTCCTGGGTGCCAAGCTGGAAAAGTGGCTGCGTGAACGTATACCGGAAGCACTTGACCTGATTTTAACCCCATTCTTAACACTTCTGATTATGATCACGGCAGCACTGTTTGTTCTAGGTCCAATATTCAGCATTGTTGAAACGGGTATTATGGCCGCAATGAATGTTGTGCTGGAATTGCCGTTTGGTCTGAGTGGTCTGATTATCGGTGGGCTTCATCAGGTGATTGTCATCACGGGTGTTCACCACATCTTTAACCTGTTTGAAATCCAACTCCTCGCGGATGATGGGTTTAATCCGTTTAACGCATTGATTACAGCAGGTATTGCAGCACAAGGTGGTGCGGCACTGGCCGTCGCTGTGAAGACGAAATCGAAAAAGCTGAAAGCATTGGCTTTCCCGTCCTCGATCTCTGCATTTCTCGGGATTACAGAGCCGGCGATCTTCGGTGTTAACCTCCGTTACATTAAACCATTTGTGATGGGTCTTGCCGGAGGTGCAGCAGGTGGTTTCTTCGCAGCACTCTTTAATCTTCAAGGAAACGGAATGGCTGTTACTGTCATACCGGGTATGCTCTTGTATATCTACGATTTCCTGCCGTTCGTGCTGTATATCCTGACGAATGTGATTGCACTGAGTGTCGCTTTCGTACTCACCTGGATGTTCGGTTTCAACGACAAAATGCTTGATGAAGTAAATCAGTAA
- a CDS encoding universal stress protein, with translation MFSKIILAADGSDHSVRAAKKALELARISESPAIELLHVVSGSTSKTDVLHHGDSDSATRKRLKELEPIVNMIEAENIPVSIEMITASSNVAESIIKHVNDVHPDVLVLGSRGLSSVQTMVLGSVSHKVMKYVKAPVMMVK, from the coding sequence ATGTTTTCAAAAATTATTCTCGCAGCAGATGGATCTGACCATTCAGTCCGTGCCGCAAAAAAAGCCCTCGAACTGGCAAGAATCTCGGAAAGTCCAGCGATCGAGCTGCTCCACGTCGTCTCCGGAAGTACGTCAAAGACCGACGTCCTCCATCACGGCGATTCAGACTCCGCTACCCGAAAACGCCTGAAAGAACTGGAGCCGATCGTGAATATGATCGAGGCGGAAAACATTCCCGTTTCCATTGAAATGATCACAGCAAGCAGTAATGTAGCCGAGTCCATCATTAAACATGTCAATGATGTGCATCCGGATGTCCTTGTACTTGGCAGTCGCGGTCTGAGCTCGGTTCAGACCATGGTACTCGGAAGCGTCAGCCACAAAGTCATGAAATATGTCAAAGCACCCGTCATGATGGTGAAATAA
- a CDS encoding class I SAM-dependent methyltransferase: MVKDTGERIIPAYMKPSNGLLLEHLARYDFAKPYVRGRVLDLACGSGYGTAKIAKARKKEITEIIGVDVDEEIIHFAHKEYYHPLMTFKVADGTSPDLIDQLGTFDSILSFETIEHVPDDRAFFKQLMSLLNPGGYLVMSTPFGRGRGVSSRSPFHYYELTEKELTELVNDPASGVKSTMIYYQNSVALEREKREGVHYPIAVVVIQKTV, from the coding sequence ATGGTCAAAGACACCGGTGAACGAATTATCCCGGCTTATATGAAACCATCCAACGGACTCTTACTGGAACATCTGGCCCGCTATGATTTTGCCAAACCCTACGTCCGGGGCCGGGTTCTTGATCTGGCCTGCGGCAGCGGTTACGGCACCGCTAAAATTGCCAAAGCACGAAAAAAAGAAATCACTGAGATCATCGGTGTGGATGTGGATGAAGAAATCATCCACTTCGCCCATAAAGAGTATTATCATCCGTTAATGACCTTTAAAGTTGCAGACGGCACGTCACCTGATTTAATCGATCAGCTTGGTACGTTCGACAGTATTCTTTCCTTTGAGACGATCGAACATGTCCCCGACGACAGAGCATTTTTCAAACAGTTAATGAGCCTCTTGAATCCGGGCGGGTATCTGGTGATGTCCACGCCCTTCGGCCGAGGACGAGGCGTGTCATCACGTTCACCTTTTCATTACTACGAATTAACGGAAAAGGAACTCACAGAACTGGTGAATGATCCTGCTTCCGGCGTTAAATCAACCATGATCTATTACCAGAACAGCGTGGCACTTGAGCGTGAGAAACGTGAAGGTGTTCACTATCCTATCGCCGTTGTCGTCATTCAAAAAACGGTATAG
- a CDS encoding BCCT family transporter, translated as MDKYSYETKNPNIVFYISAPLVALFVLWGAFFPANLANVSAEALAFTLDNFGWFYMLVTAFFIGFVLFLAVSPFGKLKLGKPDEKPEFRFISWLGMLFAAGIGVGFVFWGVAEPILYYFDPHPDYIGQSDAVRAEAGLRYGVFHWALHPWAIFSLVALTLAYVQFRKDQPALISSAFQPILGDKAHGPFGKAIDVLAVLATATGVATTFGLSALQITGGLSYLVDWIPNNATVNFIIIAIVTVLFIFSAATGVDKGIKILSTTNLIIAGTLLFFVIIVGPTLFIAQNFVSVMGNYMSNVVQMSFDLNPFGDGEWLGNNTIFFWAWHISWAPFMGIFIARISRGRTIREFVAGVLIVPSLLGALWFTTFGGTGLSMILGGNDEIGNLVMGDVELALFAMLGELPLSLITSVIAVILILIFFITSADSASYVLGAMTSQGSLSPKLSIKIIWGFLIAGTASVLLISGGLEGLQTASIVAALPFAMIMVVMIFSLLIMMTQDMKKDKIKTQRKQTKRVKDAVYGGLKDDFYDEFREEAYDEMKEEVFDQMKEEAYEDFKGEAYDKVKDEVYEQVKEEVYEDIKEEVYEEFKEKIYEDLRDDLSEQLNGELESPDDDSDNQKK; from the coding sequence ATGGATAAGTATTCCTACGAAACGAAAAATCCCAATATCGTCTTTTACATCTCAGCACCACTGGTAGCGCTCTTTGTCCTTTGGGGAGCTTTTTTCCCTGCGAACCTCGCCAACGTCTCTGCTGAAGCACTGGCCTTCACGCTGGATAATTTTGGCTGGTTTTACATGCTTGTCACCGCATTTTTCATCGGTTTTGTATTATTTCTCGCCGTGAGCCCTTTCGGGAAACTCAAGCTCGGGAAACCTGACGAAAAACCTGAATTTCGTTTCATCTCCTGGCTTGGAATGTTATTCGCTGCCGGAATCGGGGTCGGGTTCGTCTTCTGGGGTGTGGCTGAACCGATTTTATATTACTTCGATCCACATCCGGATTACATAGGTCAAAGTGATGCCGTCCGGGCAGAAGCCGGGCTCCGATACGGGGTCTTTCACTGGGCACTTCACCCATGGGCCATTTTTTCCCTGGTTGCTCTCACACTTGCTTACGTTCAATTTCGAAAAGATCAGCCGGCATTGATCAGTTCTGCCTTTCAGCCGATTCTCGGCGACAAGGCTCATGGGCCATTCGGTAAAGCCATCGATGTGCTTGCCGTATTGGCTACTGCAACGGGGGTTGCGACCACCTTCGGGCTCAGCGCCTTACAGATTACAGGAGGATTATCCTACCTCGTTGACTGGATTCCAAATAATGCAACAGTCAACTTTATTATCATTGCCATCGTCACGGTTCTGTTTATTTTCTCCGCAGCAACCGGCGTCGATAAAGGGATCAAGATCCTCAGTACAACCAACCTGATTATCGCAGGTACACTGCTGTTCTTTGTGATCATCGTCGGACCGACACTCTTTATTGCACAGAACTTCGTATCAGTGATGGGGAATTATATGTCCAACGTCGTTCAGATGAGTTTTGATCTGAATCCTTTCGGAGACGGTGAATGGCTCGGTAATAATACCATTTTCTTTTGGGCCTGGCATATTTCCTGGGCGCCGTTCATGGGGATTTTTATCGCCCGCATTTCTCGCGGCAGAACGATTCGTGAGTTCGTAGCCGGTGTTCTGATTGTGCCTTCACTGTTAGGGGCTCTCTGGTTCACCACGTTCGGCGGGACCGGATTGAGCATGATTTTGGGCGGAAATGATGAAATCGGTAATCTCGTAATGGGTGATGTGGAACTGGCTCTTTTCGCTATGCTTGGCGAACTGCCTCTGTCTCTCATCACGAGTGTGATTGCCGTGATTTTAATTCTGATTTTCTTCATTACGTCCGCAGACTCCGCTTCCTACGTACTCGGCGCCATGACATCCCAGGGCAGCCTGAGTCCAAAGCTCTCCATTAAAATCATCTGGGGCTTCCTGATTGCGGGTACAGCCAGTGTCCTGTTAATCAGCGGTGGACTGGAAGGCTTACAGACCGCTTCCATTGTTGCGGCGCTTCCTTTTGCCATGATCATGGTTGTCATGATCTTCAGTCTCCTGATCATGATGACGCAGGACATGAAGAAGGACAAAATCAAAACCCAACGCAAACAGACCAAGCGGGTCAAAGATGCCGTATATGGCGGTTTGAAAGATGATTTCTACGACGAATTCCGTGAAGAAGCCTACGACGAAATGAAAGAGGAAGTATTTGATCAGATGAAAGAAGAAGCCTATGAAGACTTCAAAGGCGAGGCTTATGATAAAGTCAAAGATGAAGTCTATGAACAGGTCAAAGAAGAGGTTTACGAAGACATCAAAGAAGAAGTCTACGAGGAGTTCAAAGAGAAAATTTATGAAGATCTCCGGGATGACCTCAGTGAACAATTAAACGGTGAACTCGAGTCACCTGATGACGATTCTGACAATCAAAAGAAATAA
- a CDS encoding DUF2628 domain-containing protein, with protein MNQEDVNTGYIPLIDNNHSYYLEQWQKHKNPERYSGLNWGALLLTPFWLSYRHLYDWLMLYFLMQLTVAVIVSFIPFILSCLGLEHNPSLVPWFAGVIGFWSANAFFGLKGNALYYKRIQLLSQKHNVSPLFYRSGASLKSGILTGILSLLLFSPIYAMAEQWTFNPSLDPGVYVFSDNSRVPAGQLDVEERPHFIKYEARINLLFIHDQPVGDRDFRLLLERELDDGEKEMIRDRTFNIFSSDTVTLDLLDSEDPLTDTGTYHLAIYLDEEQTATESFTISLR; from the coding sequence ATGAATCAGGAAGACGTAAACACCGGGTATATTCCCTTGATAGATAACAATCACTCGTATTATTTAGAGCAATGGCAAAAGCATAAAAATCCGGAGCGTTACAGCGGTTTGAACTGGGGCGCATTGTTATTGACGCCGTTCTGGCTCAGTTACCGTCATCTGTACGACTGGCTGATGCTTTATTTTCTGATGCAACTGACCGTTGCCGTGATCGTATCTTTTATCCCATTTATCCTCAGCTGCCTGGGTCTTGAACATAACCCAAGCCTTGTCCCCTGGTTCGCGGGTGTGATCGGATTCTGGTCCGCTAACGCCTTTTTTGGACTGAAAGGCAATGCGCTCTACTACAAGCGCATCCAGTTGCTGAGTCAAAAACACAATGTCTCCCCACTATTCTACCGTTCGGGTGCCTCTTTGAAAAGCGGTATTCTGACAGGGATATTGAGCCTGCTTTTATTCAGTCCGATCTATGCAATGGCTGAGCAATGGACATTTAATCCATCACTCGATCCCGGCGTCTATGTATTTTCCGACAACAGCCGGGTACCAGCCGGTCAACTAGACGTGGAAGAGAGACCCCATTTCATAAAATATGAAGCACGCATTAATTTGTTGTTCATCCATGATCAGCCTGTGGGTGATCGTGATTTCCGCCTCTTACTCGAACGGGAATTGGACGATGGTGAAAAGGAAATGATCCGGGACCGGACTTTCAACATCTTTTCATCAGATACGGTTACTCTTGATCTCCTTGATTCGGAGGATCCCCTGACAGATACTGGCACTTACCACCTGGCCATCTACCTTGATGAAGAGCAAACCGCAACCGAATCCTTTACGATTTCCCTGCGGTAG
- a CDS encoding sensor domain-containing protein: MTEHINVKMALDAHPDHAAVIDDAGYITMTNLAWARFSQENQGDPAYTDVGVNYLTVLNQGNALREYEGIVGVLNGDIPQYTNKYPCHAPDMERWFLMTVTPLQDETGIVRALIIHRNITESEWMKNQTVNILESMTDAFFTLDYEWRFTYVNQEAGRLLERNREDLIGEHIWEEFPLLRNSGMQESSEKAVQSKMAQSIEDYVPALDKWFEVHAYPRDQGGLAVFFKDVTSRKQADRILWEMANFDTLTGLSNRRYLYEQLNKKIEQNESLAVLFLDLNTFKDINDAFGHDSGDEVLLETARRLQEMEQKIGGLAARLGGDEFVFVVSETGQAAISRIAEQLLKQVRQPIAIDGESHFSVTASIGIAKYPEAAANVNELMSAADTAMYEAKKAPLAEGTYQFYEMEMREAVKRRIAMSDDLFKALDDGQFYFVFQPQLNLVTGFVEGVEVLSRWEHPELGMIPPPEFIALAEETGKIQPLTERMITEVLEKVGIWREKWSFNGSVAFNVSGSLIESRTFGSFLKAVMEDYQVLPGQIELEITESTSLANSDTLFKHLDYFRSSGISIAIDDFGTGFSKLDHLSTLPVDRIKIDKSFISQIGSGSKGEAILYALIHLVDSLELDIVAEGVETLEQARVLLEKGCTHVQGFYYARPETEEWIVPYIQEQNNTGAHRSR, from the coding sequence ATGACAGAGCATATCAATGTTAAAATGGCACTCGACGCACATCCTGATCATGCAGCGGTCATCGATGATGCGGGCTATATCACCATGACGAATCTCGCCTGGGCAAGGTTCAGCCAGGAGAATCAGGGAGACCCGGCCTATACAGATGTGGGTGTGAACTACCTGACTGTGCTGAATCAGGGAAATGCCCTGCGGGAATATGAAGGCATTGTGGGTGTTCTGAACGGTGACATTCCGCAATATACCAATAAATATCCTTGCCATGCACCGGATATGGAGCGCTGGTTTTTAATGACGGTTACGCCTCTTCAAGATGAAACGGGTATCGTCCGTGCTTTGATCATCCACCGTAACATAACCGAGAGCGAATGGATGAAAAATCAAACGGTGAATATTCTCGAAAGTATGACGGATGCCTTTTTCACCCTTGATTACGAATGGCGATTTACGTATGTCAATCAGGAAGCGGGTCGCCTCCTTGAACGCAACCGGGAAGATCTGATCGGTGAACACATCTGGGAGGAGTTTCCCCTCCTGCGTAATAGTGGGATGCAGGAATCTTCGGAAAAGGCTGTTCAGTCGAAGATGGCACAGAGCATTGAAGACTATGTTCCTGCATTGGATAAATGGTTTGAAGTGCATGCGTATCCGAGAGATCAGGGCGGTTTGGCTGTTTTTTTCAAAGATGTGACAAGTCGTAAGCAGGCAGACCGGATTCTTTGGGAAATGGCGAATTTTGATACGTTGACCGGACTGTCAAACCGGCGTTATCTGTACGAGCAGTTAAACAAAAAAATCGAACAGAACGAGTCTTTAGCAGTTTTATTTCTCGATTTGAATACCTTCAAGGATATCAATGATGCCTTTGGCCATGATTCCGGGGACGAGGTTCTGTTAGAAACCGCCCGACGCCTTCAGGAAATGGAACAGAAGATCGGCGGGCTGGCGGCAAGGCTTGGCGGTGATGAATTTGTTTTTGTTGTGAGTGAGACTGGTCAAGCAGCGATCAGCCGAATTGCAGAGCAATTGCTGAAACAGGTGCGCCAGCCGATTGCCATTGATGGGGAGTCCCACTTCTCGGTTACGGCGAGTATTGGCATCGCCAAATACCCTGAAGCAGCTGCGAATGTCAATGAATTGATGTCTGCGGCCGACACGGCGATGTATGAAGCAAAAAAAGCCCCTCTTGCAGAAGGGACCTATCAATTTTATGAAATGGAAATGCGTGAAGCAGTAAAGCGGAGAATCGCCATGAGTGATGATCTGTTCAAAGCGCTGGATGACGGACAATTTTATTTCGTCTTTCAGCCGCAACTGAATCTTGTAACCGGGTTTGTCGAAGGGGTGGAAGTGCTGTCACGCTGGGAGCATCCGGAACTCGGTATGATTCCCCCTCCGGAGTTCATTGCTCTCGCAGAAGAAACGGGGAAAATTCAGCCATTGACGGAACGGATGATAACCGAGGTTCTTGAAAAAGTTGGTATATGGCGTGAAAAATGGAGCTTTAACGGTTCAGTGGCATTTAATGTCTCCGGTTCATTGATTGAGTCCCGGACATTCGGGTCCTTTTTGAAAGCTGTCATGGAAGATTATCAGGTCCTTCCGGGTCAGATTGAACTGGAGATTACCGAGTCGACATCGCTCGCCAACTCTGATACGTTATTTAAGCATCTCGACTATTTTCGTTCTTCAGGCATTTCGATTGCCATCGACGACTTTGGAACAGGGTTCTCAAAATTGGATCACCTGAGCACGCTCCCGGTGGATCGGATTAAAATCGATAAATCCTTTATCAGCCAAATCGGCAGTGGTTCCAAAGGGGAAGCTATCCTTTATGCACTGATTCATCTCGTGGACAGCCTGGAATTGGATATTGTCGCAGAAGGGGTGGAGACCTTGGAACAGGCACGTGTTCTTCTTGAAAAAGGATGTACCCATGTGCAAGGCTTTTATTACGCAAGACCTGAAACAGAAGAATGGATAGTACCCTATATTCAGGAACAAAATAATACAGGCGCTCACCGTTCACGGTAA
- a CDS encoding fluoride efflux transporter FluC, whose translation MSSNTLKLTLAVFAGGFLGTILRFLINQFTAGTMFPAGTVVENITGSFLLGLVTGWIIIRHVSPVLKEGIGAGFCGGYTTMSTFMGDVGLLSVTSESAVLMIATYVLISLSGGMAAAWFGIHLGQKAAGGEGK comes from the coding sequence ATGTCCAGCAATACGTTGAAACTGACCCTGGCGGTTTTTGCCGGCGGGTTTTTGGGCACGATCTTGCGCTTTTTGATCAACCAGTTCACGGCAGGAACCATGTTTCCGGCGGGGACAGTCGTCGAAAACATAACCGGAAGCTTCCTGCTGGGTCTTGTTACGGGATGGATTATCATTCGTCACGTCAGTCCGGTTTTGAAGGAAGGGATTGGAGCCGGATTTTGCGGAGGATACACGACGATGTCCACGTTTATGGGTGATGTCGGTCTGTTAAGTGTGACGTCGGAAAGTGCTGTCCTGATGATAGCAACTTATGTATTGATTTCCTTGAGTGGCGGTATGGCTGCGGCGTGGTTTGGGATTCATCTCGGGCAAAAAGCCGCCGGAGGTGAGGGGAAATGA
- a CDS encoding cold shock domain-containing protein, whose product MMTGTVKWFNAEKGFGFIEREDGDDVFVHFSAIQAEGFKTLDEGQTVEFEIVEGNRGPQAANVVKQ is encoded by the coding sequence ATGATGACAGGCACAGTAAAATGGTTTAACGCAGAAAAAGGATTTGGATTTATCGAACGCGAAGATGGTGACGATGTATTCGTACACTTCTCAGCGATTCAAGCTGAAGGATTCAAGACGCTTGATGAAGGTCAGACTGTTGAATTCGAAATCGTCGAAGGAAACCGTGGACCACAGGCAGCAAACGTCGTAAAGCAGTAA
- a CDS encoding SulP family inorganic anion transporter, producing MNTIQQVKQSWFSNVRGDVLAGIVVALALIPEAIAFSIIAGVDPMVGLYASFSIALVIAFIGGRPGMISGATGAMALLMITLVSDHGLEYLLAATILTGIIQFLFGVFKLSSIMKFVPRSVMIGFVNALAILIFTSQLQHFVGETWIMYSLVALTLAIIYILPRFTTAVPSTLVAIIVVTAIAIIMNMGVRTVGDMGSLSSTLPIFALPGIPVTFETFMIILPYSLALAVVGILESLLTASIVDDMTDTESDKNKESRGQGVANMVTGCFGGMAGCAMIGQSVINVKSGGRGRLSSLVAGVTLMFMIIVLGPLVIQIPMAALAGVMIMVSIGTFDWSSLINIHKIPRTDATVMVTVVGTVVITHDLSIGVLAGVLMSAIFFAWKVSKVHVDKIYSDKNRSVTYHVNGQLFFASVTDFLEKVDFNEDVDSVTFDVSQSHLWDDSAVGAFDKIESKFEQRNIPVHYTGMDRESSQLYDRINGLSKASGH from the coding sequence TTGAATACGATTCAACAAGTTAAACAATCCTGGTTCTCGAACGTCCGCGGTGACGTATTGGCAGGGATTGTTGTTGCACTGGCACTCATACCTGAAGCCATTGCCTTTTCCATCATTGCAGGCGTCGATCCGATGGTCGGATTATATGCGTCATTTTCCATTGCTCTTGTCATTGCTTTTATCGGTGGCCGTCCGGGCATGATTTCCGGTGCCACAGGTGCCATGGCACTTCTGATGATCACCCTCGTGTCCGACCACGGGCTTGAGTACCTGCTCGCTGCGACCATTCTTACCGGTATCATACAATTTTTATTCGGTGTATTTAAACTGTCGAGCATCATGAAGTTTGTACCGCGATCGGTCATGATCGGATTCGTCAATGCGTTGGCGATCCTGATTTTCACGTCTCAGCTGCAGCACTTTGTCGGCGAGACATGGATTATGTATTCATTGGTGGCGTTAACCCTTGCGATCATTTACATTCTGCCACGTTTTACGACGGCCGTTCCGTCGACCCTGGTAGCAATTATTGTCGTTACCGCTATTGCCATCATCATGAATATGGGTGTCCGAACTGTTGGAGACATGGGTTCTTTGTCTTCAACCTTACCGATCTTTGCACTTCCTGGTATTCCCGTTACCTTTGAAACATTTATGATCATTCTTCCTTATTCATTGGCTCTTGCCGTAGTCGGTATTCTTGAATCGCTCCTTACTGCTTCTATCGTCGATGATATGACAGATACGGAAAGCGATAAGAATAAAGAATCACGTGGTCAGGGCGTTGCCAATATGGTAACAGGCTGTTTCGGCGGTATGGCGGGCTGTGCCATGATCGGTCAGTCCGTGATCAATGTCAAATCCGGTGGGCGTGGGAGGTTGTCGTCTCTCGTGGCCGGTGTGACACTGATGTTCATGATTATTGTACTCGGTCCTTTGGTCATTCAAATTCCAATGGCTGCTCTTGCCGGTGTCATGATCATGGTATCCATCGGTACATTCGACTGGAGCTCTTTGATCAATATTCATAAAATCCCGAGAACCGATGCCACTGTCATGGTTACGGTTGTCGGAACCGTAGTGATCACCCACGATTTATCCATCGGTGTTCTTGCCGGGGTATTGATGAGTGCGATCTTCTTTGCCTGGAAAGTCTCCAAGGTTCACGTTGATAAAATTTACAGTGACAAAAACCGTTCCGTTACGTATCATGTAAATGGACAGCTGTTCTTCGCATCCGTCACAGATTTCCTCGAGAAAGTGGATTTCAATGAAGACGTGGACAGTGTTACATTTGACGTCAGCCAGTCTCATCTATGGGATGACTCAGCTGTTGGTGCCTTTGATAAAATCGAAAGCAAATTTGAACAGCGGAACATTCCGGTTCACTATACGGGAATGGATAGAGAGAGCTCACAGCTCTACGATCGGATTAACGGATTAAGTAAAGCATCCGGACATTAA